A window from Carassius gibelio isolate Cgi1373 ecotype wild population from Czech Republic chromosome B3, carGib1.2-hapl.c, whole genome shotgun sequence encodes these proteins:
- the LOC127953767 gene encoding chitobiosyldiphosphodolichol beta-mannosyltransferase: MADANAAVAVVTVSLVLLGLLSGLSLSWALLPVAVVVLIFVLASGLKGRDELAHLNVCVLVLGDIGRSPRMQYHALSLSRHGYNVTIIGFLGTKPHQDILEDDRIDILPISELKGLTVGPKIFRYASKVVFQTFQLFFVLMKIEDQGYILMQNPPGLPAIAVTWVASRFRGTQFIIDWHNYGYTIMALTHGQNHFIVKMAKWYEKLFGCLSDHNLCVTNAMREDLQKNWNIEATTLYDKPPPIFRETPLKLQHELFIRMGSTYLPFRPSPDVTKEYMELTAFTERNTQTGAVTRSSGRPALLISSTSWTEDEDFSILLQALEEYEKFVEAGHKLPSLVCVITGKGPQKEYYKKLIDSKELQHIKICTPWLEAEDYPVLLGSADLGVCLHKSSSGLDLPMKVVDMFGCCLPVCAIQFQCLHELVKHEENGLIFKDFKELSEQLKLLFSDFPSDQGKLGIFRKNLRESGQQRWDENWDQNVLPLIKEHCD, translated from the exons ATGGCGGATGCCAATGCGGCAGTAGCTGTAGTGACAGTTTCGTTGGTTCTTTTAGGACTTTTATCGGGGTTAAGCTTGTCGTGGGCTCTTCTACCAGTCGCTGTAGTGGTGCTTATTTTTGTACTAGCCAGTGGATTAAAGGGGCGAGATGAACTTGCACATCTGAACGTTTGTGTGTTGGTGCTGGGAGATATAGGGCGCAGTCCTCGCATGCAGTATCATGCGCTCTCTCTCAGCAGACACGGATACAATGTCACCATAATTGGCTTCCTTG GTACTAAACCTCATCAAGACATTCTTGAGGATGACAGGATAGACATACTTCCCATTTCAGAACTAAAGGGGCTCACAG TTGGCCCCAAAATTTTCAGGTATGCTTCAAAGGTGGTATTCCAGACTTTCCAGCTGTTCTTTGTGTTGATGAAGATTGAGGACCAAGGCTATATTCTTATGCAG AATCCTCCTGGACTTCCAGCTATAGCAGTAACGTGGGTGGCCAGTCGTTTCAGGGGAACCCAGTTCATCATAGACTGGCACAACTACGGATACACCATAATGGCACTTACTCATGGACAGAATCATTTCATCGTCAAAATGGCAAAATG GTACGAGAAGCTCTTTGGATGTCTCTCGGATCATAATTTATGTGTGACTAACGCAATGAGAGAAGATCTTCAGAAAAACTGGAATATTGA GGCAACCACATTATATGACAAGCCACCCCCGATATTTAGAGAAACGCCTCTGAAACTTCAACATGAGCTGTTTATCAGAATGGGCAGTACTTATTTACCATTTAGACCTAG TCCTGATGTGACTAAGGAGTACATGGAACTGACAGCCTTCACAGAGCGTAATACTCAGACAGGTGCTGTGACGCGCTCTTCTGGACGTCCTGCTCTGCTCATCAGCAGCACCAGCTGGACTG agGATGAAGACTTCTCAATACTTTTACAAGCTCTTGAAG AGTATGAGAAGTTTGTTGAGGCAGGGCACAAGCTTCCATCATTGGTCTGTGTGATTACAG GTAAAGGTCCTCAGAAAGAGTATTATAAGAAGCTGATTGACTCTAAAGAACTACAACATATCAAGATTTGCACTCCATGGCTGGAAGCAGAGGATTATCCAGTTTTACTTG gtTCTGCTGATCTTGGGGTTTGCTTGCACAAATCCTCCAGTGGTCTTGACCTTCCAATGAAAGTGGTTGATATGTTTGGATGTTGCCTACCAGTCTGTGCCATACAATTTCAGTG CTTGCATGAACTGGTGAAACATGAGGAAAATGGGCTCATTTTCAAAGACTTCAAAGAGCTGTCTGAACAATTAAAG CTTCTGTTTTCAGACTTCCCTAGTGATCAGGGGAAACTGGGCATCTTCAGGAAGAATCTGAGGGAAAGCGGGCAGCAGCGCTGGGATGAGAACTGGGACCAAAATGTCCTGCCACTTATTAAAGAGCACTGCGACTGA
- the eef2kmt gene encoding protein-lysine N-methyltransferase EEF2KMT encodes MNCTHPMTGKGADGMSHKTRNEVIHSFQVNFFAMSLLNAFPWDSLDREIMTTTTSDIIMEILQMTCLHPICLKNPPSLKYRRRFLTELIKRHEMLAAEPLDVLYEALGEVMCAQEEDVCYKTYLLPTGDAVSLAENVAVISQGTTGLVTWEAALYLSEWALENTHLFKNKTVLELGSGIGLTGIVVCRSSSLTKYIFSDCHQTVLQRLKENISNCLTNCDSNSASVCVEELDWENVSDEQLQRIQADTIIAADVVYDPDIIAGLVRLLSRLLNGKVHEEHPDVYIASTVRNPQTYDCFKKELEMAGLRHVVMKDSVAHVFPYNRASSIEMIKIYV; translated from the exons atgaacTGTACACATCCCATGACAGGTAAAGGAGCGGATGGAATGAGCCACAAAACAAGAAATGAAGTTATACACAGCTTTCAAGTCAACTTCTTCGCTATGAgtcttttaaatgcatttccatGGGAT TCTTTAGACCGAGAAATTATGACTACAACAACTTCAGATATCATAATGGAGATTCTTCAGATG ACATGTTTACATCCCATTTGCCTCAAGAATCCCCCTTCTTTGAAATACAGAAGACGCTTCCTAACAGAATTGATCAAAAGG CATGAGATGTTGGCTGCTGAACCTCTGGATGTACTGTATGAAGCGCTCGGAGAGGTCATGTGTGCACAGGAGGAGGATGTGTGCTACAAAACCTACTTATTG CCAACAGGAGATGCTGTTAGTCTAGCAGAGAACGTGGCGGTCATCTCCCAAGGAACCACAGGTCTGGTTACCTGGGAGGCTGCCCTGTATCTGTCTGAATGGGCTTTGGAGAATACACACCTCTTCAAAAACAA GACGGTGCTTGAGCTGGGTAGTGGAATTGGACTTACTGGCATTGTAGTGTGTCGGTCATCAAGCCTAACCAAGTACATCTTCAGCGACTGCCATCAAACTGTGCTTCAGAGGCTGAAGGAAAATATCTCAAACTGCTTAACTAACTGTGACAGCAACAGTGCGTCAGTGTGTGTGGAGGAGCTGGACTGGGAAAATGTGTCTGACGAGCAGCTGCAAAGAATACAGGCCGACACCATCATTGCCGCAG ATGTGGTGTATGATCCTGATATAATTGCTGGTTTGGTGAGACTGCTGAGCAGGCTTCTGAACGGCAAAGTTCATGAAGAACATCCTGATGTTTACATTGCATCTACTGTACGCAACCCACAGACGTATGACTGCTTCAAGAAAGAATTAG AAATGGCTGGACTGAGACACGTCGTCATGAAAGATTCTGTCGCTCATGTATTTCCATACAACCGAGCCTCCTCTATAGAGATGATCAAAATATATGTATGA